In Helianthus annuus cultivar XRQ/B chromosome 3, HanXRQr2.0-SUNRISE, whole genome shotgun sequence, a single window of DNA contains:
- the LOC110931869 gene encoding uncharacterized protein LOC110931869 has protein sequence MALIRRGIQIVDGLCPRCGLVDEDSEHIFISCLWTRCIWWNIFAWIRVPFPAEIHKLKNLIDFINGQPGCKIWKRVVFTIAMGTVWRVWLARNEMVFKNRFIPISKLVESIKEDVFFWIKSRSKIAMPCWEKWKTFDIIEIL, from the coding sequence ATGGCTCTAATCCGAAGAGGCATTCAAATTGTCGATGGTCTTTGTCCCCGATGCGGTTTGGTTGATGAAGATTCGGAGCATATCTTCATTAGCTGTTTATGGACCCGGTGCATATGGTGGAATATCTTCGCTTGGATCCGTGTGCCTTTTCCAGCGGAGATTCACAAACTCAAAAATCTGATTGATTTCATTAATGGGCAGCCAGGATGTAAGATTTGGAAAAGGGTGGTCTTTACAATAGCGATGGGGACAGTTTGGAGAGTGTGGCTAGCAAGAAAtgaaatggtttttaaaaaccgATTTATTCCGATCTCGAAGTTGGTGGAGTCGATCAAAGAAGACGTGTTCTTTTGGATCAAGAGTCGGTCAAAAATAGCTATGCCTTGCTGGGAAAAGTGGAAGACTTTCGACATTATTGAGATATTGTAA